The Actinomycetota bacterium genome contains a region encoding:
- the sepH gene encoding septation protein SepH, giving the protein MVRHRQREHHRLRREALCCAFGFACEEKALEPLSPREIQARVRAGADPEVIAAETGWPIDKVMRYAGPPLAERSYVAGQALSTELRRTGKSVSLADTVAQAIAPDRYPPANIMWDSYRREDGKWIVIAALPKWKHGTQAQWSYDHEGHNLHPLDDVARRLMGVAPEGELDFITETPIAVLVQEAEVEIVEDTRPRLVAVPALEAQEPEQHHTLMLPIPVEEPNVTPAPAAAKKAVKGKGKRASIPTWDEILFGTSRNDDL; this is encoded by the coding sequence TTGGTCCGACACCGGCAACGCGAACATCACCGGCTGCGCCGTGAAGCGCTATGTTGTGCCTTTGGATTCGCATGTGAGGAGAAGGCCCTGGAACCGCTGAGCCCCAGAGAGATCCAGGCTCGAGTGCGGGCGGGTGCGGATCCAGAGGTCATTGCAGCCGAAACGGGATGGCCGATCGACAAGGTCATGCGCTATGCCGGACCGCCACTTGCCGAACGCAGTTACGTGGCCGGACAAGCTCTGAGTACCGAATTACGCCGCACAGGCAAGTCGGTCTCTTTGGCAGACACCGTCGCGCAGGCCATTGCTCCGGACCGATATCCGCCGGCAAACATCATGTGGGACTCCTACCGGCGCGAAGATGGCAAATGGATCGTCATTGCTGCGCTGCCCAAGTGGAAGCACGGCACCCAGGCGCAGTGGAGCTATGACCACGAGGGTCACAATCTGCACCCGCTGGACGATGTCGCCCGTCGCCTCATGGGCGTTGCCCCCGAAGGCGAGCTCGATTTCATCACCGAGACTCCAATCGCAGTGCTCGTCCAAGAAGCTGAAGTGGAAATTGTCGAGGACACCCGACCGCGACTGGTTGCCGTACCAGCCCTTGAGGCACAAGAGCCCGAGCAGCACCACACCTTGATGCTTCCCATCCCTGTCGAAGAACCAAACGTCACTCCGGCTCCTGCCGCGGCCAAGAAGGCCGTC